In the Campylobacter showae genome, one interval contains:
- a CDS encoding DUF6892 domain-containing protein — translation MGLFDIFKKQKFDIDVRPDGVFINGVNCGFDLVKFNEALGQPRVIDDGEGKSRYFWDEAGIFAFVRAGELAEPKLTEMILMLEVAKGVQHEVPRKLYGGTFTLEGRPPLEVVPEQELRGAYIFWELSLGKFEVSLALAEAVQERIVAMDFAERFAKRDTDEIADIVRAAKMPIGRVCINQKEKKVKHKPSDKFKLPRAAGETLAFKNLNFKIAVMKELMYEKSLLQPKFDVSEYCEERGIDPYADFGALPQAKKWFKDYPVPANLAEQVSELYLDGGNEIYLQIAPDWDGEDELFDIKNIDAAELAPFINLKKIETTGIGISKKARKALADAGITVVD, via the coding sequence ATGGGACTGTTTGACATTTTTAAAAAGCAAAAATTTGACATTGACGTGCGCCCAGACGGCGTTTTTATAAACGGCGTAAACTGCGGGTTTGATCTAGTTAAATTTAATGAAGCCCTAGGCCAGCCGCGCGTGATCGATGACGGTGAGGGCAAAAGCCGCTATTTTTGGGATGAGGCGGGGATTTTCGCCTTCGTGCGCGCAGGCGAGCTCGCAGAACCGAAGCTTACCGAGATGATTTTGATGCTTGAGGTCGCAAAAGGCGTGCAACACGAGGTTCCACGTAAACTCTACGGCGGCACGTTCACGCTTGAGGGCAGACCGCCGCTTGAGGTCGTGCCGGAGCAGGAGCTGCGCGGCGCATATATATTTTGGGAGCTTAGCCTAGGCAAGTTCGAAGTCTCGCTAGCTCTAGCCGAGGCCGTGCAGGAGCGCATAGTCGCGATGGACTTCGCCGAGCGCTTCGCTAAGCGCGATACCGACGAGATCGCAGACATCGTGCGAGCTGCGAAAATGCCGATAGGGCGCGTCTGCATCAATCAAAAAGAGAAAAAGGTAAAGCACAAGCCGAGCGATAAATTTAAGCTTCCGCGCGCGGCGGGCGAGACGCTAGCGTTTAAAAATTTAAATTTCAAAATCGCCGTGATGAAAGAGCTGATGTATGAAAAATCCCTGTTACAGCCCAAATTTGACGTGTCTGAGTACTGCGAGGAGCGCGGTATCGATCCGTACGCGGACTTCGGCGCCCTGCCGCAAGCCAAAAAGTGGTTTAAGGACTATCCGGTCCCCGCAAATTTGGCGGAGCAGGTGAGCGAACTCTACCTTGACGGCGGAAACGAAATTTACCTGCAAATCGCGCCTGATTGGGACGGCGAGGACGAGCTTTTCGACATTAAAAATATTGACGCCGCCGAGCTTGCGCCATTTATTAATCTTAAAAAAATCGAAACGACCGGCATCGGCATATCTAAAAAGGCGCGAAAAGCATTAGCAGATGCGGGGATTACGGTAGTTGACTAA
- the thyX gene encoding FAD-dependent thymidylate synthase — MQVTLLNYTPLNICSHAIRTCWQSFEKGDNGGEKDIELIERVGNKFKHASTLEHLYYNFYIQGISRALLQELARHRVASLSVKSTRYTLKELKKELKFELGDFERAQKFLVLTGDETVDNASIKALENLREILANTTKSLDIVKYCLPECYKTELTWSVNARSLQNFLSLRSSKSALWEIRNLSLKLYESLPQEHKFIFENHVNQE; from the coding sequence ATGCAAGTAACGCTTCTAAACTACACCCCGCTAAACATCTGCTCGCACGCTATCCGCACATGCTGGCAAAGCTTCGAAAAGGGCGATAACGGCGGCGAAAAAGACATCGAGCTCATCGAGCGCGTCGGCAATAAATTTAAACACGCCAGCACGCTAGAGCACCTCTACTATAACTTCTACATCCAAGGCATCTCGCGCGCCTTGCTGCAAGAGCTGGCCCGTCACCGCGTAGCAAGCCTCAGCGTCAAATCAACGCGATACACGCTAAAAGAGCTAAAAAAAGAGCTCAAATTTGAGCTTGGCGACTTTGAGCGAGCGCAGAAATTTCTCGTGCTAACGGGCGACGAAACGGTCGATAACGCAAGCATCAAAGCGCTAGAAAACCTGCGCGAAATCCTTGCAAACACCACAAAAAGCCTCGACATCGTCAAATACTGCCTACCCGAGTGCTACAAAACCGAGCTCACGTGGAGCGTAAACGCGCGCAGTTTACAAAATTTCCTCTCGCTTCGCAGCTCAAAATCGGCGCTTTGGGAAATCAGAAACCTATCGCTAAAGCTTTACGAATCGCTGCCGCAGGAGCATAAATTTATCTTTGAAAATCACGTAAATCAGGAATAA
- the flgE gene encoding flagellar hook protein FlgE has translation MMRSLWAGVTGLQAHQIAMDVEGNNIANVNTVGFKYSRANFDDIIYQNSRIATGPQNRHGGVNSMQVGLGTQINSTTKIFKQGSLQTTDKQTDIALQGDGFFMVSPDGGKTTYYTRNGDFSRDSVGNFVDNGGNIVQGWMRDEETGEIDPTRPISDINIPAGLTVPARATTNITLKGNLDSGNDVGAKKIPIYQLDQYHNWADTGKDGIKVDAEKHEENNVGENRFYVNKNGEQKMTERGADLGVLFNNNGDAYNLRTGQGIWASYADAKTKALNVGAQPDGRFGGTKQLDITLNGEKIVASVTSVSELASAINEKYTKTGVEASVINGNQLVLTNRNNLGTTVNTKNIKMTVNGANNIGNDFVTTNIITAYQYTYNKTQVNATHTYNDSMAREVTTTEDLREAMQRDARLWTNYTGTVVGNAGTPPNITPNQGTFTGALNDNKNDGVEVTVNEHGQFQIKNPSGDAFNSDDGDDTDDTTGNAGTANTNTDVNDHNMNLTITGLSNAANNITENVKFTASMAPLSGSISPGNAARVTDSLNMAAHSSSTDLFDSLGTKHNIKMDFVKRGYTPNGGTEWTMVIQVAEPNRINQNGEPANVITGYVRFNPDGSLATYSPASITFGAQNGSADGQHIELKLGTTAQMDGLASTDNDSSTADISQDGYASGELNGIRIDQSGTLVGSFTNGRSLGLAQVGVAKFANNEGLASEGGNLFSRTANSGDPIIGAAQTAGRGKISASSLEMSNVDLSRSLTQLIVVQRGFQANSKTITTSDEMLNTLLQLK, from the coding sequence ATGATGAGATCACTTTGGGCAGGCGTTACCGGACTGCAAGCCCACCAGATCGCTATGGACGTCGAGGGCAACAACATCGCCAACGTCAACACAGTCGGATTTAAATACAGCCGAGCGAATTTCGACGACATTATATATCAAAATTCGCGTATCGCTACCGGCCCGCAAAATCGCCACGGCGGCGTAAATAGCATGCAAGTCGGTCTTGGCACGCAGATAAACTCGACGACTAAAATTTTCAAGCAAGGCTCTTTGCAAACTACCGATAAACAAACCGACATCGCGCTTCAAGGCGACGGATTTTTCATGGTTAGCCCGGACGGCGGCAAGACTACCTACTACACCAGAAACGGCGACTTTTCAAGAGATAGCGTAGGAAATTTCGTCGATAACGGCGGCAACATCGTGCAAGGATGGATGAGAGACGAAGAAACCGGGGAAATCGATCCGACTAGACCTATCAGCGATATAAATATCCCTGCAGGCCTAACCGTTCCGGCTCGCGCCACGACAAATATCACACTAAAAGGAAATTTAGATAGCGGTAACGACGTTGGCGCTAAAAAAATCCCTATCTACCAACTCGATCAATACCACAACTGGGCCGATACGGGCAAAGACGGCATAAAAGTTGACGCAGAAAAGCACGAGGAAAACAACGTCGGAGAAAATAGATTTTACGTGAACAAAAACGGCGAACAAAAGATGACGGAGCGCGGCGCAGATCTTGGAGTATTATTTAACAACAATGGCGACGCATATAACCTCCGCACCGGTCAAGGTATCTGGGCCAGCTATGCAGATGCTAAAACCAAGGCTCTAAACGTAGGCGCTCAGCCGGACGGAAGATTTGGCGGGACAAAGCAGCTTGATATCACGCTAAACGGCGAAAAGATAGTCGCAAGCGTAACTAGCGTCAGCGAACTAGCATCGGCTATAAACGAAAAATACACTAAAACAGGCGTAGAAGCAAGCGTTATCAACGGTAATCAGCTCGTATTAACGAATAGAAATAATTTAGGAACGACCGTTAATACTAAAAATATAAAGATGACTGTAAACGGCGCAAATAACATAGGAAACGACTTCGTAACGACTAATATCATCACGGCGTATCAATATACCTATAACAAAACTCAAGTCAATGCCACTCATACTTATAATGACTCTATGGCTAGAGAGGTAACGACTACCGAAGACCTTCGCGAAGCTATGCAAAGAGACGCGAGACTCTGGACGAACTACACCGGAACAGTCGTAGGAAATGCCGGAACGCCTCCTAACATAACTCCTAATCAAGGAACTTTTACGGGTGCTTTAAACGATAACAAAAACGACGGCGTAGAGGTAACAGTAAACGAGCACGGACAGTTTCAGATCAAAAATCCATCCGGCGACGCATTTAACTCTGACGACGGCGACGATACAGACGATACTACCGGCAATGCAGGCACAGCCAACACAAACACCGACGTTAACGACCACAATATGAATTTAACCATCACTGGTCTTAGCAACGCTGCAAACAACATAACCGAAAACGTCAAATTTACGGCATCTATGGCGCCGCTTTCAGGCTCTATAAGCCCGGGCAACGCCGCAAGGGTAACAGATAGCCTAAACATGGCCGCCCACAGCTCTAGCACCGATCTTTTCGATAGCTTGGGCACGAAACACAACATCAAAATGGACTTCGTAAAACGCGGCTACACGCCAAACGGCGGAACCGAGTGGACGATGGTTATCCAAGTAGCCGAACCAAACCGCATAAATCAAAACGGCGAGCCTGCAAACGTGATAACGGGCTACGTGAGATTTAACCCGGACGGCTCGCTAGCGACATATAGCCCGGCTAGCATAACCTTCGGCGCGCAAAACGGCTCGGCCGACGGCCAACATATCGAGCTAAAGCTAGGAACTACGGCTCAGATGGACGGTCTAGCCAGCACCGATAACGACTCAAGCACTGCCGACATAAGCCAAGACGGCTACGCTAGCGGCGAGCTAAACGGCATCAGGATAGATCAAAGCGGAACCCTAGTCGGCTCGTTTACGAACGGCCGAAGCCTAGGACTAGCGCAAGTGGGCGTGGCTAAATTTGCCAACAACGAGGGATTGGCTAGCGAGGGCGGAAATTTATTCTCCCGCACGGCAAACTCCGGCGATCCGATCATCGGCGCGGCTCAGACGGCTGGACGCGGCAAGATCTCAGCCTCGAGCCTCGAGATGAGTAACGTCGATCTATCTCGCTCGCTAACTCAGCTCATCGTCGTACAGCGCGGCTTCCAAGCCAACTCAAAGACTATCACGACTAGCGACGAAATGCTAAACACGCTGCTTCAATTAAAATAA
- a CDS encoding Na+/H+ antiporter family protein, translating to MLTNPVVISIIVMTALCLLRFNILLSILVSALVAGLIYHGGFAGVGAFFDALTATTSTLITGMKGNLETSLSYILLGALAAAIANTNLTAILINAVSKALAKTSTYFALIIASIACFSQNLIPVHIAFIPILIPPLLPLMNRLGIDRRAVACALTFGLKAPYVSLSVGFGLIFHGIIKKELANNGVEVQMSEISSVMWIGGLSMLVGLLLAVFVFYRKRRDYAHTKFETSEEQEAQMAASLKMTKKEWAVLGGAVAAFGVQIYTESMPLGALLGLLVMVVFGGIEYRKIDKIMDSGLAMMGFIAFIMLVAAGFGSVLRESGGIEQLVSFASAVAGGKMGGAILMLAIGLLVTMGIGTSFGTIPIIAAIYVPFSLSLGFSPAAIILLVGIAAALGDAGSPASDSTLGPTSGLNADGQHNHIYDTCVPTFIFFNIPLLIGGVIGAMIL from the coding sequence ATGCTAACCAATCCCGTCGTGATCAGCATCATCGTGATGACCGCGCTTTGTTTGCTGCGATTTAACATCCTGCTTTCCATCCTCGTCTCCGCCCTAGTCGCGGGACTCATCTATCACGGCGGATTTGCCGGCGTAGGGGCCTTTTTCGACGCGCTAACGGCCACCACCTCTACGCTGATAACGGGCATGAAGGGCAACCTAGAAACCTCGCTCAGCTATATCCTGCTCGGCGCGCTCGCAGCTGCGATAGCCAACACGAACCTAACGGCGATCCTCATAAACGCCGTTAGCAAGGCTCTAGCCAAAACCAGCACCTATTTTGCTCTGATAATCGCTTCTATCGCGTGCTTTTCGCAAAATTTGATCCCGGTTCACATTGCTTTTATACCGATTCTCATTCCGCCGCTTTTGCCGCTGATGAACCGCCTAGGCATCGACCGCCGAGCCGTCGCGTGCGCTCTTACTTTCGGACTAAAGGCGCCATACGTTAGCCTTAGCGTGGGCTTTGGACTTATCTTTCACGGCATCATCAAAAAAGAGCTCGCAAACAACGGCGTAGAAGTGCAGATGAGCGAGATCTCAAGCGTGATGTGGATCGGCGGCCTCTCTATGCTAGTGGGCTTGCTTTTAGCCGTTTTCGTCTTTTACCGCAAAAGACGCGACTACGCGCACACTAAATTTGAAACGAGCGAGGAGCAAGAGGCTCAGATGGCCGCAAGCCTAAAAATGACGAAAAAAGAGTGGGCGGTGCTAGGCGGCGCGGTTGCGGCGTTTGGAGTGCAAATTTATACCGAGAGTATGCCGCTTGGAGCGCTTTTAGGGCTGCTAGTTATGGTGGTTTTCGGCGGTATCGAATACCGTAAAATCGACAAAATCATGGACAGCGGCCTAGCGATGATGGGCTTTATCGCATTTATCATGCTCGTTGCCGCGGGCTTTGGCTCGGTTTTACGCGAGAGCGGCGGTATCGAGCAACTGGTGAGCTTTGCTAGCGCAGTCGCCGGCGGCAAAATGGGCGGCGCGATCTTGATGCTAGCTATCGGCTTGCTCGTTACTATGGGCATCGGCACAAGCTTTGGCACGATACCGATCATCGCGGCGATCTACGTGCCGTTTTCGCTATCGCTGGGTTTTTCTCCGGCGGCGATCATCTTGCTAGTGGGTATCGCGGCGGCTCTAGGCGATGCGGGCAGTCCCGCTAGCGACAGTACGCTAGGGCCTACGAGCGGCCTAAATGCCGACGGACAGCACAATCATATTTACGATACGTGCGTGCCGACTTTCATCTTCTTTAATATACCGCTGTTAATCGGCGGCGTTATCGGAGCGATGATTCTCTGA
- a CDS encoding CsgG/HfaB family protein, producing MIKSLFGASKIAALALPFLLTGCMSSMNMGSSSAKTTATGSAGGSNSQNANAQLQKCSQSLGTMVIYEDRDSDWYTVLTRDYRLPSTVPVLRLLAQQSNCFVVVERGKAFNQMMEERALMQSGELRKTSNFKKGQMVAADYTLTPSITFSASDTSGIGGVVGAFFGGVAGAVAGGFSTSDASTMLTLIENRSGVQLAAAEGSARNTDFAGLGGLFGSKVGGGLGAYANTPEGKVIVAAFTDSMNNLIDAIRNYKMQTVKGGLGAGGTMKVAD from the coding sequence ATGATAAAATCGCTTTTTGGCGCGTCGAAGATTGCGGCTTTGGCTTTGCCTTTTCTTTTGACGGGTTGTATGTCATCGATGAATATGGGCTCAAGCAGCGCCAAAACGACTGCTACGGGCTCTGCAGGCGGTTCAAATTCTCAAAACGCAAACGCTCAACTTCAAAAATGTTCTCAATCTTTAGGCACCATGGTGATTTACGAAGATAGAGATTCTGACTGGTATACCGTACTTACAAGAGATTATAGGCTTCCTTCCACCGTTCCGGTTCTTAGGCTTTTAGCGCAACAATCAAACTGCTTTGTCGTCGTCGAGCGCGGTAAGGCATTTAACCAAATGATGGAAGAGCGCGCCTTGATGCAGTCGGGCGAACTTAGAAAGACTTCAAATTTTAAAAAAGGTCAGATGGTTGCCGCAGACTACACTTTAACGCCTTCGATAACTTTTAGCGCAAGCGATACTAGCGGTATCGGTGGCGTAGTCGGTGCATTTTTTGGCGGCGTAGCCGGCGCGGTAGCCGGGGGATTTAGCACGAGTGATGCCAGTACGATGCTAACTCTCATCGAAAACCGCTCCGGCGTACAGTTAGCGGCAGCCGAGGGAAGCGCTAGAAACACGGACTTTGCAGGACTTGGAGGCTTATTTGGTAGTAAGGTAGGCGGAGGACTTGGGGCCTACGCCAACACGCCTGAGGGCAAAGTCATAGTAGCAGCCTTCACCGACTCGATGAATAACCTAATAGATGCCATCAGAAACTACAAAATGCAAACCGTAAAAGGCGGTCTTGGTGCAGGCGGCACGATGAAAGTAGCGGATTGA
- the ilvD gene encoding dihydroxy-acid dehydratase, whose protein sequence is MRSDIIKKGYTRAPHRSLLRATGLKDEDFEKPFIGVANSFIEIIPGHFFLNKYSEILKDEIRKNGCVPFEFNCIGVDDGIAMGHSGMLYSLPSRELIANSIETVMNAHALDALVCMPNCDKIVPGMVMGALRVNVPTVFVSGGPMKKGYTKKGEPIDLATAFEAVGKFETKEISAEELKEIECAACPSGGSCSGMFTANSMNTLCEAMGIALKGNGTVPALTPEREELIRQAGRRICEIALDEKYKIRNIVNEKSIQNALVVDMAMGGSSNTVLHILAIAREAGVNLQIAGLNEISRKIAHIAKISPSLPNIHMEDIDRAGGLSAVINEISRRDNGLLGLDALTVSGESLGERVGASAIKDESVIHKVENAYSQVGGLAILFGNLAEQGCVIKTAGIIGERKFSGKAVCFNSQDEAIEGISSGKVNKGDVVVIRYEGPRGGPGMQEMLSPTSLIMGRGLGADVALITDGRFSGATRGLSVGHVSPEAAEGGMIGLLEDGDIIDIDVDTYAINVRLSAAEIAERRAKFKPLEKPLPYRWLRMYRKLVTNASNGAILEA, encoded by the coding sequence TTGAGAAGCGACATCATCAAAAAAGGCTATACGCGTGCGCCGCACAGAAGCTTGCTAAGAGCGACCGGGCTAAAAGACGAGGATTTTGAAAAGCCCTTCATCGGCGTAGCAAACAGCTTCATCGAGATCATCCCGGGGCATTTTTTTCTCAACAAATACTCCGAAATTTTAAAAGACGAGATCCGCAAAAACGGCTGCGTGCCGTTTGAGTTTAACTGTATCGGCGTGGACGACGGCATCGCGATGGGACATAGTGGGATGCTTTACAGCCTGCCTAGCCGCGAGCTGATCGCAAACTCCATAGAAACGGTGATGAACGCGCACGCCTTAGACGCCCTCGTGTGCATGCCAAACTGCGATAAAATCGTGCCCGGCATGGTGATGGGCGCGCTTCGTGTGAACGTGCCGACGGTTTTTGTTAGCGGCGGCCCGATGAAAAAGGGCTACACAAAAAAAGGCGAGCCTATCGACCTTGCGACTGCGTTTGAGGCGGTGGGTAAATTTGAAACCAAAGAGATCAGCGCCGAGGAGCTAAAAGAGATCGAGTGCGCCGCCTGTCCGAGCGGGGGCAGCTGCTCGGGGATGTTTACGGCAAACTCGATGAATACGCTGTGCGAAGCGATGGGTATCGCGCTAAAAGGCAACGGCACGGTGCCTGCGCTAACTCCCGAGCGCGAGGAGCTCATCAGGCAGGCGGGGCGCCGTATCTGCGAGATAGCGCTCGATGAAAAATACAAAATCCGCAACATCGTGAACGAAAAATCGATCCAAAACGCCCTGGTAGTCGATATGGCGATGGGCGGCAGCAGCAACACCGTGCTGCACATCCTGGCTATCGCGCGCGAAGCGGGGGTAAATTTACAGATCGCTGGACTCAACGAGATCAGCCGAAAGATCGCTCACATCGCCAAAATCAGCCCTAGCCTGCCAAATATCCACATGGAGGACATCGACCGCGCGGGTGGACTAAGCGCCGTGATAAATGAAATTTCGCGCCGCGATAACGGACTACTGGGTTTAGACGCGCTAACGGTAAGCGGCGAAAGCCTGGGCGAGCGCGTCGGAGCTAGCGCCATAAAAGACGAATCGGTCATCCACAAGGTCGAAAACGCCTATTCGCAGGTTGGCGGACTGGCGATTTTGTTTGGAAATTTAGCGGAACAGGGCTGCGTCATCAAGACCGCGGGCATCATCGGCGAACGCAAATTTAGCGGCAAGGCCGTGTGCTTTAACAGCCAAGATGAAGCGATAGAAGGCATCTCAAGCGGCAAGGTAAACAAAGGCGACGTGGTCGTCATCCGCTATGAAGGGCCGCGCGGAGGTCCTGGCATGCAGGAAATGCTAAGCCCGACGTCGCTCATCATGGGGCGAGGTCTCGGCGCAGACGTAGCGCTCATCACGGACGGACGTTTTAGCGGTGCGACGAGAGGGCTAAGCGTCGGGCACGTGAGCCCCGAAGCTGCCGAGGGCGGCATGATCGGACTGCTAGAGGACGGCGACATCATCGACATCGACGTAGATACATACGCGATCAACGTACGTCTAAGCGCAGCCGAGATCGCCGAGCGCAGGGCTAAATTTAAGCCGCTTGAAAAACCGCTGCCGTATCGCTGGTTGCGAATGTATCGCAAGCTGGTAACAAATGCAAGCAACGGAGCGATTTTGGAGGCGTAA
- a CDS encoding iron-containing alcohol dehydrogenase, with protein sequence MFDFTFHNPTKIEFGRGKERNIGLYMREFNAKRTLLIYGSERIKKDGLFDTVATSLKENGIEFIELGGVVSNPVLSKVYEGIELARKFNADSVLSVGGGSCLDSAKAIAAGALYEGDVWDFFTGKDPSRALKIFDIITLAATGSEMNSGAVVTNEATKQKFAIHGDVLYPLVSVVNPQLQASVSREYLVYSAADIIAHSIEGYFTASVQPDIINLYIEANIKTVMKTTKILLADPDNYDTRAEFAWAATMALNGLTYVGTHGYSYPNHMLEHAMSAVVNCAHGAGLAVIMPAWMKWYKSRNLGAFERFAREIFGVNSADEGIAAFKAWLSKIGAPVSLKVVGIEDETLEEVVNLAHDYAVNWRKDKLYTKENIKAIFELAK encoded by the coding sequence ATGTTTGACTTCACTTTTCACAACCCCACTAAAATAGAATTCGGCAGAGGCAAAGAGCGAAATATCGGGCTTTATATGCGCGAATTTAACGCTAAAAGAACCCTACTGATCTACGGCAGCGAACGCATCAAAAAAGACGGACTCTTCGATACGGTCGCAACGAGCCTAAAAGAAAACGGCATAGAGTTTATAGAGCTTGGCGGCGTGGTTAGCAACCCAGTGCTAAGCAAAGTCTACGAAGGCATCGAGCTAGCTAGGAAATTTAACGCCGACAGCGTGCTGAGCGTAGGCGGGGGCTCCTGTCTAGATAGCGCCAAAGCCATCGCCGCGGGCGCGCTATATGAGGGCGACGTGTGGGACTTTTTCACGGGCAAGGACCCGAGTCGCGCACTAAAAATCTTTGACATCATAACTCTTGCGGCGACGGGCAGCGAGATGAACTCGGGCGCAGTCGTGACAAACGAAGCCACAAAACAAAAATTCGCCATCCACGGAGACGTCCTCTATCCGCTAGTCTCGGTCGTAAACCCGCAGCTACAAGCCAGCGTGAGCCGCGAGTATCTAGTCTACTCCGCCGCCGATATCATCGCGCACAGCATAGAGGGATATTTCACCGCTAGCGTTCAACCTGACATCATCAATCTCTACATCGAAGCCAACATCAAAACCGTGATGAAAACGACTAAAATTTTACTCGCAGATCCCGACAACTACGATACCAGAGCCGAGTTTGCCTGGGCGGCGACGATGGCGCTAAACGGCCTAACCTACGTCGGTACGCACGGCTACTCCTACCCGAACCACATGCTAGAACACGCCATGAGCGCGGTCGTAAACTGCGCGCACGGAGCGGGCCTAGCGGTCATAATGCCTGCGTGGATGAAGTGGTATAAGAGCCGAAATTTGGGCGCATTCGAGCGTTTTGCGCGCGAGATTTTCGGCGTAAATTCAGCCGATGAGGGCATCGCCGCCTTTAAAGCGTGGCTTAGTAAAATCGGCGCTCCAGTTAGCCTAAAGGTCGTCGGCATAGAGGACGAAACGCTAGAGGAAGTCGTAAATTTAGCCCACGACTACGCGGTAAACTGGCGCAAAGATAAGCTCTATACGAAAGAAAATATCAAAGCGATTTTTGAGCTGGCGAAGTAA
- a CDS encoding cytochrome d ubiquinol oxidase subunit II — protein sequence MLSLEFLQIYWWCVVSLLGGLLVFMMFVQGGQTLLFGLCKNELQKDMVINSIGRKWELTFTTLVMFGGACFAAFPLFYATSFGGAYWVWLAILFCFILQAVSYEYRKKPDNFLGQKTYEIFLFINGSLGVILIGMAVSTFFSGSDFLLNEHNFVQWQTPFRGLEALGNIMLYPLGIAVFFLSRVGGALYLINNIDDEEIRANARKAALKNTILFLPFFLIFIAWVFTKAGFAYDESGVVSLVGFKYVLNLLQMPLVAAMIVIGAGLVLFGIFKGVFTTSIYGVVPYGVGVVLTVTGLFLVAGLADTAFYPSFSNLQSSLTIKNASSSHYTLNVMAYVSLLVPFVLGYIFVVWRAMDSKKITADEIKHDHHAY from the coding sequence ATGCTTAGTTTAGAATTTTTACAAATTTACTGGTGGTGCGTAGTTAGCTTGCTAGGCGGTTTGCTAGTGTTTATGATGTTCGTTCAGGGCGGACAGACGCTACTTTTCGGACTTTGCAAAAACGAGCTTCAAAAAGATATGGTGATAAATTCTATCGGGCGCAAATGGGAGCTTACTTTTACCACGCTCGTAATGTTCGGCGGTGCGTGCTTTGCGGCATTTCCGCTGTTTTACGCAACAAGCTTCGGCGGCGCGTACTGGGTGTGGCTGGCGATTTTGTTTTGCTTTATCCTCCAAGCCGTGAGCTACGAATACCGCAAAAAACCGGACAACTTCCTGGGTCAAAAAACCTATGAAATTTTCCTTTTCATCAACGGCTCTTTAGGCGTTATACTGATCGGTATGGCGGTTAGCACATTTTTTTCGGGTAGCGACTTTTTACTAAACGAGCACAACTTCGTACAGTGGCAGACGCCGTTTCGCGGACTTGAAGCGCTGGGCAACATCATGCTCTATCCGCTAGGCATCGCGGTATTTTTTCTCTCTCGCGTAGGCGGGGCGCTCTATCTCATCAACAACATCGACGATGAGGAGATAAGAGCCAACGCCAGAAAAGCGGCGCTAAAAAATACGATTTTGTTTTTGCCGTTCTTTTTGATATTCATCGCTTGGGTGTTTACCAAAGCCGGTTTTGCATACGACGAGAGCGGCGTAGTGAGCCTCGTTGGCTTTAAATACGTTCTAAATTTACTCCAGATGCCGCTTGTAGCTGCAATGATAGTTATAGGCGCCGGACTCGTGCTTTTCGGTATATTTAAGGGTGTGTTTACGACAAGCATCTACGGCGTAGTGCCTTACGGTGTTGGCGTAGTGCTAACCGTTACCGGGCTATTTTTGGTGGCCGGACTTGCCGATACGGCGTTTTATCCGTCATTTTCAAATTTACAAAGCTCGCTCACGATCAAAAACGCAAGCTCTAGTCACTACACGCTAAACGTCATGGCCTACGTGAGCCTACTAGTGCCGTTTGTTTTGGGCTATATTTTCGTCGTTTGGCGCGCAATGGATAGCAAAAAGATCACGGCCGACGAGATCAAGCACGATCATCACGCATATTAA